A genome region from Tenebrio molitor chromosome 4, icTenMoli1.1, whole genome shotgun sequence includes the following:
- the LOC138128545 gene encoding disintegrin and metalloproteinase domain-containing protein 12-like: protein MRLFCRLIHFLLLVSCPTFFKYVSSDKVGEHPASDFRHYTLVKPRMYHGRQKREITTTKNENNLHHLDHLTVTLPIDNEELVLDLTLNKQLIPEGFFRKIQENRTDKVIRPGPEEIDLCHYKGKVRGKSGSWVALSTCDGLSGVIYDGKEMHYVERNLLGDDNVHFLYRHSDLIDNDRSCGYSKNYHDHENKLSRYKRAVQHGTPVRGPYNSNRKSKYLELVLVVDHGKYKELNESVKEVEHYCKNIANIIYGLYAPLNIFVALVGVVIWTDHDEITKSSNPIDTLTGFLRYRRQKLVPEHFNDNAQLVTKFVFEKGTVAKALKGTICTFQYSGGVTTDFSPVAGIVAGAVAHVIGHNFGMEHDSTNCSCPDEKCIMTTNITATAPTHWSSCSVESLELALSKGMGYCLENKPVALFDGSLCGNGFVEEGEECDCGLPEYCTNQCCDPETCKLHGNASCATGECCDLKICKLKGVGTLCRSADQECDLPEYCTGQNEYCPDDVYKTNTEICADGEAFCYEGSCRTRSDQCKLLWGPTGEVSDEKCYKLNVKGGRHGHCGYSFFNETFVKCNEEDILCGMLHCTHRNDQLEFGLEQTSILSSAFLSVNGSIKACKGAIIDLGLDQADPGMVLNGAKCGESKMCVNQKCVSVSSVAGRTCPHNCFNNGWCNNLGHCHCKQGYTLPFCEHIHPGGSVDSGPVSN from the exons ATGCGATTGTTTTGCAGACTGATACACTTTCTATTGTTGGTGTCGTGTcccacattttttaaatatgtcagTAGTGATAAGG TTGGGGAACATCCTGCGAGCGATTTCAGGCATTATACCCTCGTGAAACCCCGGATGTACCATGGGCGCCAAAAAAGGGAAATAACAACCACCAAAAATGAG AATAATCTTCATCACCTCGACCACTTAACGGTGACACTTCCCATCGACAATGAGGAACTTGTTCTGGATCTGACCCTCAACAAGCAACTTATCCCTGAAGGATTTTTCCGaaaaatacaagaaaacaGGACCGATAAAGTAATCCGTCCTGGTCCAGAAGAAATAGACTTGTGTCATTACAAAGGTAAAGTGAGGGGCAAGTCGGGCTCGTGGGTGGCTTTGTCCACTTGCGATGGGTTGTCGGGGGTGATTTACGACGGTAAGGAGATGCACTACGTTGAAAGAAATTTACTTGGAGATGACAATGTGCATTTTTTGTACAGACATTCAGATCTGATAGACAATGACAGATCGTGTGGATATTCAAAAAACTATCATGATCATGAGAATAAACTGTCTAGg TATAAGAGAGCTGTTCAACATGGTACTCCAGTACGAGGACCTTACAATTCCAACAGAAAGTCAAAATATTTGGAACTAGTTTTAGTGGTAGACCACGGAAAGTACAAAGAGTTGAACGAAAGCGTCAAAGAAGTAGAACACTACTGTAAAAACATCGCCAACATCATCTATGGA CTCTACGCCCCTTTGAACATATTTGTAGCTCTAGTGGGAGTGGTGATTTGGACAGACCACGATGAAATCACAAAGTCTTCAAATCCCATCGATACTTTGACTGGATTTTTGAGATACCGTCGCCAAAAACTAGTTCCAGAACACTTCAACGACAACGCCCAACTCGTGAC AAAATTCGTCTTCGAGAAAGGAACCGTTGCAAAAGCTTTAAAAGGAACTATTTGCACCTTCCAATATTCGGGAGGTGTCACTACTGACTTTTCCCCAGTTGCTGGCATTGTAGCTGGTGCTGTAGCACACGTGATTGGTCACAATTTCGGGATGGAGCACGACAGTACCAACTGTTCATGTCCGGATGAGAAGTGCATCATGACTACCAACATCACAGCAACGGCGCCAACTCATTGGTCTTCATGTAGCGTGGAGTCTCTAGAGTTGGCGCTCTCTAAAGGCATGGGTTACTGTCTGGAAAACAAGCCGGTTGCGCTCTTTGATGGTTCTCTATGTGGCAACGGGTTTGTGGAAGAGGGGGAAGAGTGCGATTGTGGTCTTCCGGAGTATTGCACCAATCAGTGCTGCGATCCTGAGACTTGCAAGCTGCACGGCAATGCCAGTTGCGCCACTGGAGAATGCTGCGATTTGAAA ATTTGCAAGCTGAAAGGTGTTGGGACGTTGTGTCGTTCAGCTGACCAAGAGTGCGACCTTCCCGAGTACTGCACAGGACAAAATGAGTATTGTCCAGATGATGTATACAAGACTAATACAGAAATCTGTGCTGACGGTGAGGCTTTTTGTTATGAAGGCTCTTGTCGCACCAGAAGCGATCAATGTAAACTCTTGTGGGGCCCCACGGGTGAAGTTAGTGACGAAAAGTGCTATAAATTAAACGTTAAAGGAGGAAGGCATGGGCATTGCGGCTACAGCTTCTTCAACGAGACATTTGTTAAGTGCAACGAGGA AGACATCCTCTGCGGCATGCTTCACTGCACCCACCGGAACGACCAATTGGAGTTCGGTCTAGAACAGACTTCGATCTTGTCTTCTGCATTTCTCTCAGTAAACGGCTCAATTAAAGCCTGTAAGGGTGCCATTATAGATTTAGGTCTGGACCAAGCGGATCCAGGAATGGTACTAAATGGGGCGAAATGTGGTGAAAGCAAA ATGTGTGTCAACCAGAAATGTGTGTCTGTGAGCAGTGTAGCAGGTCGGACATGTCCCCACAATTGCTTTAATAATGGGTGGTGTAATAATCTAGGACATTGTCACTGTAAACAGGGTTACACTCTCCCTTTCTGCGAACATATTCATCCAGGGGGGTCGGTCGACAGTGGACCAGTGTCAAATTAA
- the LOC138128550 gene encoding uncharacterized protein, with the protein MFKCIIQFLIFPAVLSLQSPITSPDVCELQSFNGTTIRSKENNLQFLINATVDGELEFHLVNHGLPKRFTTLEQKGQMNEYNVFIMNNTLFIIKNGLVLNKIHNFTPEEIIVIFKSSTKTLWIILNVCGDEKNRRPCHIEHSNCWEYENVTAKYSQDLLSFQSDTIYAEEDNLSFLIKSPIAGTLYFHLVIDNWPVRFSIPEEENHWNHYNVLPINNTVCVIRNGYIIKRINSSAPEKISAKISSSRDTSWIVFNVCGTGKRKQCKIHSPTSKHQEHLTEYSFENVPKASGSTGSCWSMVTIIAISSTLLCGELYNRFV; encoded by the exons ATGTTCAAGTGCATCATCCAGTTCTTAATATTTCCAGCGGTGCTTTCTTTGCAAAGTCCGATAACGAGCCCAGATGTCTGTg AATTACAATCATTCAATGGAACAACTATACGTTCCAAGGAAAATAATCTGCAATTCTTAATTAATGCAACCGTAGATGGAGAATTGGAGTTTCATCTGGTAAACCATGGTCTTCCAAAACGATTTACCACATTAGAACAAAAAGGGCAAATGAATGAGTACAACGTCTTCATAATGAATAACACCCtgttcataattaaaaatgggCTTGTTTTGAACAAAATCCATAATTTCACCCCAGaagaaattattgtaatatttaaatCAAGCACTAAGACTTTGTGGATAATTTTGAATG TCTGTGGAGATGAAAAAAATAGAAGACCGTGTCATATTGAGCATTCAAATTGTTGGGAATATGAAAACGTCACTGCGAAATACTCTCAAG ATTTACTGTCGTTCCAAAGTGACACAATATATGCTGAAGAAGATAATCTGAGTTTCCTCATTAAGTCACCCATCGCAGGCACCTTATACTTTCATCTGGTAATCGACAATTGGCCAGTCCGGTTCTCAATACCAGAAGAAGAAAATCACTGGAATCATTATAACGTTCTGCCAATAAATAACACAGTGTGTGTTATTAGAAATGGGTATATTATAAAACGAATCAATAGTTCTGCTCCGGAAAAAATTTCCGCAAAAATTTCTTCAAGTCGTGACACATCGTGGATAGTTTTTAATG TGTGTGGAACCGGAAAGAGAAAACAATGTAAGATTCACAGTCCAACTTCGAAACATCAAGAACACTTGACTGAATATTCTTTTg AAAACGTACCAAAAGCGTCCGGCAGTACTGGTTCTTGTTGGAGTATGGTGACGATTATTGCCATATCTAGTACACTTCTGTGTGGCGAACTCTACAACCGCTTCGTCTAA